The following DNA comes from Nitrospinota bacterium.
GGCCCGCCTGCTGAAGCACCACATAAGCTCCTTTAAGAACCTATGCCTCACCCCGGAGGAGGTTTCCGCCGAGGCCGAGGCCGCAGAGTTCGGGCCGGCCGCGGTGGCCGCCCGCCTCTACCCCCGCTACCAGGCGGCGCTCAAGGCCAACGTGGCCCTCGACTTCGACGACCTCCTCATGGTCACCGTGCTGCTGTTCGAGCAGTTCCCGGAGGTCTTAGGGCGCTACCAGGAGCGCCTCCGCCACATCCTGGTGGACGAGTACCAGGACACGAACCACACCCAGTACAGGCTGCTCCGTCTTCTGGCCGCCGGCCACCAAAACCTCTGTGTCGTAGGAGACGATGATCAGTCGATCTACCACTGGCGGGGCGCCAATATCGAGAACATCCTCAACTTCGATGCCGACTACCCCGATGCCCGGGTCGTGACGCTGGAGGAGAACTACCGCTCGACCCAGACCATTCTCGATGCCGCCTCGGCCGTCGTGGCGTTCAACAAGGGCCGTCGCCCAAAGACCCTTTTTACGAGCCGTGAGGGCGGCGAGCCCCTGGTCGTCTTCCGGGCCGACGACGAGCGGCAGGAGGCGGAGTTCGTCTCAGCCACCATCCGGGCTCTTAGCGAGGAGGGCTCGGCGTGGAGTGGCGCGGCCGTCTTTTACAGGACCAACGCCCAGAGCCGCGTGCTGGAGGAGGCTCTGACCCGCCACGCCATCCCCTACCAGATCGTCCGGGGTTTTCGCTTCTACGACCGTAAAGAGATCAAGGACCTGGTGGGCTATCTCCGGGTGGCGGTCAACCCCGAGGACTCGGTGAGCCTCAGGCGCATCATCAACGTCCCGCCCAGGGGCATCGGTGCCAGGACCATCGAGGTCATCGAGGGGGCTGCGGCCGAGCGTGGGGTCTCCCTCGTCCGGGCCGCCCGGGAGCTCGTGGCGTCGGGGGGGCTTCCGGCGGCCACCGCTCCTAAGGTGGAGGCCTTCGTCCATCTGGTCGATCGGCTCGGCGAGCTAGCGGCCTCGGCCACGGTGAGCGAGCTGCTCGTCGCGGCGCTGGAGGCCACCGATATGATTGAGCACTACCGCCGGGATTCAAGCCCCGAGGCCACCACGCGCCTGGAGCACATCCGGGAGCTGATGGGCGCCGTCGAGGAGTTCGAGGAGCGGGTAGAGTCTGACTCAGGCGCTTCGACCGTCGCCTTCCTCGACCAGGCGGCTCTAAGCAGCCAGGAGGACGACCTCGACGAGGGCGCCGGGGCGGTCTCGCTCATGACGCTCCACGCCAGCAAGGGCCTGGAGTTCGCCGTCGTCTTCCTGACGGGCATGGAGAACCGAATTTTCCCGCACGCCCGCGCCCTCGACGACCACCAGGACCTGGAGGAGGAGAGGCGGCTCTGCTACGTGGGGATGACCCGGGCCAAGGAGCGGCTCTTTTTAACCTACGCGGAGCGCCGCCGCCTCCACGGCCACACACAGTTTTACCCGCCGAGCCTCTTTCTGGCCGAGATT
Coding sequences within:
- a CDS encoding UvrD-helicase domain-containing protein, yielding KTKVITHRIARLIAEGICKPWELLAVTFTNKAAEEMRSRVAALLGAEADRLWISTFHSACVRILRREIGALGFHPQFVIYDEADSTACLKEVARAMNISEKVTPARLLKHHISSFKNLCLTPEEVSAEAEAAEFGPAAVAARLYPRYQAALKANVALDFDDLLMVTVLLFEQFPEVLGRYQERLRHILVDEYQDTNHTQYRLLRLLAAGHQNLCVVGDDDQSIYHWRGANIENILNFDADYPDARVVTLEENYRSTQTILDAASAVVAFNKGRRPKTLFTSREGGEPLVVFRADDERQEAEFVSATIRALSEEGSAWSGAAVFYRTNAQSRVLEEALTRHAIPYQIVRGFRFYDRKEIKDLVGYLRVAVNPEDSVSLRRIINVPPRGIGARTIEVIEGAAAERGVSLVRAARELVASGGLPAATAPKVEAFVHLVDRLGELAASATVSELLVAALEATDMIEHYRRDSSPEATTRLEHIRELMGAVEEFEERVESDSGASTVAFLDQAALSSQEDDLDEGAGAVSLMTLHASKGLEFAVVFLTGMENRIFPHARALDDHQDLEEERRLCYVGMTRAKERLFLTYAERRRLHGHTQFYPPSLFLAEIPPEAIHDATPSARGGAHPSHPPEAEPELAHTAVEDSFEEVFDPELMVGRRVHHPSFGQGQILATEGVGAMMKVTVLFETVGRKKLMAAYANLRPA